The following are encoded together in the Erwinia sp. E602 genome:
- a CDS encoding M20 aminoacylase family protein — translation MFDHILQGVGALEAEFTRVRHAIHQHPETGFNEHRTSKLVAERLQEWGYQVQRDIASTGLVATLKMGKSSRVLGIRAEMDALPIVEESGLPWSSLHPGVSHMCGHDGHTTMLLCAARYLATTRNFNGTLNLIFQPAEELLCGGSRMIDEGLFDNYPCDMLFAMHNLPGLAAGEFYFRQGVTMASGDTIEIDVNGVGGHGAFPHKATDTVLVCAHIVLALQSIVARNVDPFAPAVVTIGSLQAGDTANVIPGSGCLKLTVRTLDKAARQQVLERIETIATATAQAYGATAQLRHIAGSPVLINAAEATDFARQVGTELFGAAKCHDGVQVMASEDFAWMLEQHPNGCYINIGNGTEGANGVPVHNGHYDFNDANILPGAALWVGITERYLACD, via the coding sequence ATGTTTGACCACATTCTGCAAGGCGTTGGCGCGCTGGAAGCCGAGTTCACCCGCGTCCGCCACGCTATCCACCAACACCCGGAAACCGGCTTTAACGAACACCGCACCAGCAAGCTGGTGGCGGAGCGGCTGCAAGAGTGGGGTTATCAGGTGCAGCGCGATATCGCCAGCACCGGGCTGGTCGCCACTCTTAAAATGGGCAAAAGCAGCAGGGTACTCGGCATTCGCGCCGAAATGGATGCGCTGCCGATTGTCGAGGAGAGCGGCCTGCCGTGGAGCAGCCTGCATCCCGGCGTGTCGCACATGTGCGGCCATGACGGCCACACCACCATGCTGCTGTGCGCGGCGCGCTATCTGGCGACGACGCGCAACTTCAACGGCACGCTGAACCTGATTTTCCAGCCTGCCGAAGAGCTGTTGTGCGGCGGCAGCCGGATGATTGACGAGGGGCTGTTCGACAACTACCCCTGCGATATGCTGTTTGCCATGCATAACCTGCCGGGGCTGGCCGCCGGGGAGTTTTACTTCCGCCAGGGCGTTACCATGGCCTCCGGCGATACGATTGAGATTGATGTTAACGGAGTGGGCGGCCACGGGGCATTTCCGCATAAGGCCACCGACACGGTGCTGGTATGCGCGCATATCGTGCTGGCGCTGCAGTCGATCGTCGCACGCAACGTCGATCCCTTCGCCCCGGCGGTGGTCACCATCGGCAGCCTGCAGGCGGGCGATACCGCGAACGTGATCCCCGGCAGCGGCTGCCTGAAGCTGACCGTGCGTACGCTGGATAAGGCCGCGCGCCAGCAGGTGCTGGAAAGGATTGAGACGATTGCCACCGCGACCGCGCAGGCATATGGCGCCACGGCGCAGCTGCGCCACATCGCCGGCAGCCCGGTGCTGATCAACGCTGCGGAGGCGACCGACTTTGCCCGCCAGGTAGGGACTGAGCTGTTTGGCGCAGCGAAATGCCACGACGGGGTGCAGGTGATGGCCAGCGAGGATTTTGCCTGGATGCTGGAGCAGCACCCTAACGGGTGCTATATCAACATCGGTAACGGCACCGAGGGGGCCAACGGCGTACCGGTGCACAACGGCCACTACGACTTTAACGATGCCAATATCCTGCCCGGCGCGGCGCTGTGGGTGGGGATTACCGAACGTTATCTGGCCTGCGATTAA
- a CDS encoding YciI family protein gives MYIVFLTYTRPMEDVEALLEPHIEWINRYFKAGAFISAGRKDPRDGGMVMVKEMDRKQLDQILAEDPFQAVARYDVTKVNITRSADKFSGLTGI, from the coding sequence ATGTATATTGTGTTCCTGACCTACACCCGCCCGATGGAAGACGTGGAAGCGCTGCTGGAGCCGCACATTGAGTGGATTAACCGCTACTTTAAAGCCGGCGCCTTTATCAGCGCCGGGCGTAAAGATCCGCGCGATGGCGGCATGGTGATGGTGAAGGAGATGGACAGGAAACAGCTGGATCAGATCCTGGCGGAAGATCCGTTCCAGGCGGTGGCGCGCTACGACGTTACCAAAGTGAATATCACCCGCTCGGCGGATAAATTCAGCGGCCTGACCGGGATTTAA
- the cysI gene encoding assimilatory sulfite reductase (NADPH) hemoprotein subunit: protein MSDIKYPGPLVVEGKLVDAERLKKQSNYLRGGIAEDLNDGLTGGFNGDNFLLIRFHGMYQQDDRDIRAERVEQKLDARHAMMLRCRLPGGIITPTQWLAIEKFATDNTIYGSVRLTNRQTFQFHGILKGNVKPAHQMLHEVGLDALATANDVNRNVLCSSNPVESELHQEAYEWAKKLSEHLLPQTRAYAEVWLDQEKVATTDVEPILGETYLPRKFKTTVVVPPHNDVDLHANDLNFVAIAENGKLIGFNLLVGGGLSIDHGNKATYARTATELGYLPVEKVLDVAAAVVTVQRDWGNRTDRKNAKTKYTLERVGPEVFKAEVERRAGITLEATRPYAFTTRGDRFGWVKGIDNKWHLTLFVENGRLMDYPGRPLKSGIAEIARVHQGDFRLTANQNIIVAGVPEAEKDRIEQIAVAHSLMESVSHQRENSMACVAFPTCPLAMAEAERFLPEFVTRVEGIMNGHGVGDEHIVLRVTGCPNGCGRALLAEVGLVGKAPGRYNLHLGGNRMGTRIPRMYRENINEEQILATLDELIGRWANEREADEGFGDFTIRSGIIAPVLDPARDFWEVKEA from the coding sequence ATGAGCGATATCAAATACCCGGGCCCGCTGGTGGTCGAAGGCAAGCTGGTTGACGCCGAGCGCCTGAAAAAACAGAGCAACTATCTGCGCGGCGGCATTGCCGAGGACTTAAACGACGGCCTGACCGGCGGTTTTAACGGCGATAACTTCCTGCTGATCCGGTTCCACGGTATGTACCAGCAGGATGACCGCGACATCCGCGCCGAGCGCGTGGAGCAGAAGCTGGACGCGCGTCACGCGATGATGCTGCGCTGCCGCCTGCCGGGCGGCATCATCACCCCGACCCAGTGGCTGGCGATTGAGAAGTTCGCCACCGATAACACCATTTACGGCAGCGTGCGCCTGACCAACCGTCAGACCTTCCAGTTCCACGGCATCCTGAAGGGCAACGTGAAGCCGGCGCATCAGATGCTGCACGAAGTCGGGCTGGACGCGCTGGCCACCGCCAACGACGTTAACCGTAACGTGCTGTGCAGCTCCAACCCGGTGGAGTCTGAACTGCATCAGGAAGCCTACGAATGGGCGAAAAAGCTCTCTGAGCACCTGCTGCCGCAGACCCGCGCCTATGCGGAAGTGTGGCTGGATCAGGAGAAGGTGGCGACCACCGACGTTGAGCCGATCCTCGGTGAAACCTATCTGCCGCGTAAGTTCAAAACCACCGTGGTGGTGCCGCCGCACAATGACGTCGACCTGCACGCCAACGACCTGAACTTTGTGGCGATTGCTGAGAACGGCAAACTGATCGGCTTTAACCTGCTGGTGGGTGGCGGACTGTCTATCGACCACGGTAACAAGGCTACCTACGCGCGCACCGCCACCGAACTGGGCTATCTGCCGGTGGAGAAGGTGCTCGACGTGGCGGCGGCGGTAGTCACCGTCCAGCGCGACTGGGGCAACCGTACCGATCGTAAAAACGCCAAAACCAAATACACCCTGGAGCGCGTGGGTCCGGAGGTCTTTAAGGCGGAAGTTGAGCGCCGCGCCGGCATTACCCTTGAGGCGACGCGCCCGTATGCGTTCACCACCCGCGGCGACCGCTTCGGCTGGGTGAAGGGCATCGACAACAAGTGGCACCTGACGCTGTTCGTGGAAAACGGCCGCCTGATGGACTATCCGGGCCGTCCGCTGAAGAGCGGCATCGCCGAGATCGCCCGCGTGCACCAGGGCGATTTCCGCCTGACCGCCAACCAGAACATTATCGTCGCCGGCGTACCGGAAGCTGAAAAAGATCGTATTGAGCAGATCGCGGTCGCCCACAGCCTGATGGAGAGCGTCAGCCATCAGCGTGAAAACTCGATGGCCTGCGTGGCCTTCCCGACCTGCCCGCTGGCGATGGCCGAAGCCGAACGCTTCCTGCCGGAGTTCGTCACCCGCGTTGAGGGGATCATGAACGGCCACGGCGTCGGCGATGAGCACATCGTGCTGCGCGTGACCGGCTGCCCGAACGGCTGCGGACGTGCGCTGCTGGCTGAAGTAGGCCTGGTGGGCAAGGCCCCGGGGCGTTACAACCTGCATCTGGGCGGCAACCGCATGGGCACGCGCATTCCGCGCATGTACCGCGAAAACATCAACGAAGAGCAGATCCTTGCTACCCTTGATGAACTGATTGGTCGCTGGGCAAACGAGCGCGAAGCCGATGAAGGCTTCGGTGATTTCACCATCCGTAGCGGCATTATCGCTCCGGTACTCGACCCGGCACGGGATTTCTGGGAAGTCAAAGAGGCGTGA
- a CDS encoding phosphoadenylyl-sulfate reductase produces the protein MAVLDLNALKALPKVEQVMALAEINNRLDKLSAEDRVIWGLENLPGEAVLTSSFGIQAAVSLHLVNRQKPGIPVILTDTGYLFPETYQFIDELTEKLDLNLQVFRAAQSAAWQEARYGKLWEQGVEGIERYNQINKVEPMNRALQTLNAQTWFAGLRRDQSGSRAHLPVLAIKKGVFKLLPIIDWDNRQVYQYLQQHGLGYHPLREQGYLSVGDTHTTRKWEPGMAEEETRFFGLKRECGLHE, from the coding sequence ATGGCAGTTCTCGATCTCAACGCACTGAAGGCACTACCGAAGGTTGAGCAGGTGATGGCGCTCGCCGAAATTAACAACCGGCTGGATAAGCTCTCCGCTGAGGATCGCGTGATCTGGGGGCTGGAGAACCTGCCCGGTGAGGCGGTGCTCACCTCCAGCTTCGGCATTCAGGCGGCGGTGAGCCTGCACCTGGTTAACCGGCAGAAGCCGGGAATCCCGGTGATCCTGACCGATACCGGCTATCTGTTCCCGGAAACCTACCAGTTCATTGATGAGCTGACGGAGAAGCTGGATCTCAACCTGCAGGTGTTCCGCGCCGCACAGAGCGCGGCGTGGCAGGAAGCGCGCTACGGCAAGCTGTGGGAGCAGGGCGTTGAGGGCATTGAGCGCTATAACCAGATCAACAAGGTCGAGCCGATGAACCGCGCGCTGCAGACGCTGAACGCGCAGACCTGGTTTGCCGGCCTGCGACGCGATCAGTCCGGCAGTCGGGCGCATCTGCCGGTGCTGGCGATTAAGAAGGGCGTGTTCAAGCTGTTGCCGATCATCGACTGGGACAACCGTCAGGTCTATCAGTACCTGCAGCAGCACGGCCTCGGCTATCACCCGCTGCGGGAGCAGGGCTACCTGTCGGTGGGCGACACCCACACCACCCGTAAATGGGAGCCGGGCATGGCAGAAGAAGAGACGCGCTTCTTTGGCCTGAAACGCGAGTGCGGTCTGCACGAGTAA